In Pseudonocardia sp. DSM 110487, the sequence GGCGTCGGTGTCACCCGGATCGACCACGTCGGTCTCACCCAGCCGTTCGACTCCTTCGACGAGGCCGCGCTGTTCTACCGGGAGGTCCTCGGGCTCGGCCCCGAAGAGGTCACCGAGATCCCCGCACCCTTCGGCCTCGTCCGCGACCGTGCGGTGACGAACTCCGAGCGCTCGGTGCGGCTGAGCCTGACGGCCTCGTTGCTGCGGCGGGGCGAATGGTCCCCCGGAGTCCCGGAGCCCCAGCACGTCGCGTTCGCCACCGACGACATCGTCGCTGCCGCCCGTACCCTGCGCGAGGCGGGCGCGCCGCTGCTGGAGGTGCCCGCCAACTACCACGACGATCTCGACGCCCGCTTCGACCTCGATCCCGTCCGGCTCGCCGCGATGCGCGAGCTCGGACTCTTCTACGACGAGACCGGCGACGGCGCCTACCTGCACCTCTACACCGAGGTGCTCGGCGGGCGCGTGTTCTTCGAGATCGTCCAGCGGATCGGCGGCTACGACGGGTACGGCGCCGCGAACGCCCCCGTCCGGATGGCCGCCCACCGCCGAGCCCGCCTCGCGATGCCTGGCCGCCCGCTGATTGAGCGGTGACGACGGCCTGAGACGGCCCTGTCCGGCGTCGCGGAGATCGCCCGGATGCCCGGCGCCGGTACTCCTTCCGGTTGCAGATGCACGTCCCGATGCAGTTTCATATGCAATTGCGGCTGGCTCGCGGCCGCCGATGCACGCCCGGAGGGTGACGACAGCATGCAGGACTTCGTTGGGCCGTCGACCGAGTCGACGACGCCGTTGGTGGGCGCCGCGTCGCTCCAGTGGCGCAAGAGCGAGCACAGCAACCCGAACGGCTCGTGCGTGGAGCTCGCGCCGCTCGCCGGTGGGCGCGTCGCCATGCGCAACTCACGGCGGCCGGACGGGGATGTGCTGGTCCACACCGCGGAGGAGTTCCGGGCGTTCCTGCTCGGCGCCAAGCACGGCGAGTTCGACGATCTGACCGACGGCGATCCCAACGGGCTTCGGTGAAACGGATCGCGCCGGCTCGAACTCATGCCGGTGCGGGTGGCTGAGCGATTAGCCGAGTGATGCCGATACGGAGCTGTGGCCTCGAATCGGAACGAGGCTGTGCAAGACCCCCCGGAGGGGATGAACGCCGTCCATCTCCGCGGTTCCGTTGAATTCGCTCTGCACCCGCGTGGCGTCGTATGCTGTGGCGCGGCTCGCCCGCCGGCGCAAAGCGCGCGGTACCGTGTGGCCCGATGCGCGAGATCCGCAGTCTTCTCGGGGGTGATTATGGCCGACGGCCAGGAGGACGACCCGCGTGAGGGCGGGTTCGCCGAGGCCAGGGGCGGCCCCACGGTTCTGCGCATCCTGGTCGGCGCACAGCTTCGCCGGCTTCGTGAAGCGAGCGGCATCAGCCGTGAGGACGCTGCCTATGCCATCCGCGGCTCCGAAGCGAAGATGAGCCGTATCGAGTCGGGCCGTGTGGGGTTCAAGCCGCGGGACGTCGCCGACCTCCTGACGATGTACGGGCTCACCGAGGGATCGGCCCGCGACGTGGTGCTGAGCCTGGCCGAGCAGGCCAACGAGCCTGGCTGGTGGCACCGTTACAGCGACACCATGCCGGACTGGTTCTCGACCTACGTCGGGCTGGAGCAGGCCGCCACGATCATCCGTACCTACGAGGCCCAGTACGTGCCGGGTCTGCTGCAGACCGAGGCCTACGCCAACGCGGTGGTCAACCTGGGCGAGGCCGTCCGCGCCGATGAGGTGAGCAAGCGCGTCGAGCTGCGGATGCACCGCCAGCAGTTGCTCGACGTGCCGAAGCCACCTGACTACTGGGCAGTGATCGATGAAGCGGTGCTGCGCCGGAGCCTGGGCGGTCGGCAGGTCATGCGGGACCAGCTCGACCACATCCTCGAGGCCACCACGCGGCAGCACATCACGGTGCAGGTCGTGCCCTTCGACCGCAGCGACGTCGCGGCGGTCGGCGGGCCGTTCACCCTGCTGCGCTTCGCGGAGCCCGACCTCCCCGACATCGTCTACCTCGAGCAGCTCAACAGCGCGCTGTACCTGAACAGGAACGTCGAGGTGATGAACTACCTCCAGATCATGAACCGGTTGGCCGCCGGGGCGTTGACACCCCAGCGGTCCACCGAGCTGATCACGTCCGTGCGTGACGCGCTCTGAGCCTCGGCGACGGGGAGGCGGCGGCCGACCCGCCGTGGCGCACGGCATTCTGACCGTCAACGCCATGCCGCGAGCATTCGAGCGATGCCGCGACAGCCTTTACCTCGACACAACAGCGGGACGCGCCGCTCCAGCGAGCGCGGTGTCGGTTCCTAAGGCTTGCGGCCGACACCTGCGAGCGTGGGCAACGGCTTCGGGTTGTCGCCGGGCTCGGGGCGCCACATCGGAATGGGCACCAGGCCGGGCTCCACGAGTTCCAGGCCGTCGAAGAAGCCGGCGAGTTCCTCCGGGGTCCACAGCTTGTACGGGACCGCGCCCGTGTCGTCATAACCCTGCTGCGCCTGGTTGAACGCCTCGTCCTCGGTGGTGGAGTCGGAAAACGCCAGATAACTGCCCGACGGCAGCCTGTCCATGATTCCACGCACGACCGACAATGCCACACCGTAGTCGTTGGTGTGTCCGAGGACGCCGTTGATGGTGACCGCAATCGGCTTTGTCA encodes:
- a CDS encoding DUF397 domain-containing protein, with amino-acid sequence MQDFVGPSTESTTPLVGAASLQWRKSEHSNPNGSCVELAPLAGGRVAMRNSRRPDGDVLVHTAEEFRAFLLGAKHGEFDDLTDGDPNGLR
- a CDS encoding helix-turn-helix domain-containing protein, which codes for MNAVHLRGSVEFALHPRGVVCCGAARPPAQSARYRVARCARSAVFSGVIMADGQEDDPREGGFAEARGGPTVLRILVGAQLRRLREASGISREDAAYAIRGSEAKMSRIESGRVGFKPRDVADLLTMYGLTEGSARDVVLSLAEQANEPGWWHRYSDTMPDWFSTYVGLEQAATIIRTYEAQYVPGLLQTEAYANAVVNLGEAVRADEVSKRVELRMHRQQLLDVPKPPDYWAVIDEAVLRRSLGGRQVMRDQLDHILEATTRQHITVQVVPFDRSDVAAVGGPFTLLRFAEPDLPDIVYLEQLNSALYLNRNVEVMNYLQIMNRLAAGALTPQRSTELITSVRDAL